A region of the Cannabis sativa cultivar Pink pepper isolate KNU-18-1 chromosome 3, ASM2916894v1, whole genome shotgun sequence genome:
ttctaaaacgatgaaataaacacatataaagtttagtaaaccttacattgggtgcagcggaataatatgactctttccattcagatatctagcccttgattcctttctgtagcagagcattatcaatacctgaacctggatctctttctctgattctttagtgctgaaaactccttcttgctgaaagtctttcttcacgatcgtcctcactatgattgaggtatcacttgctgtgtgtgggcactactctaatcactaagtgtttcgaaatctcaagtaataagagagagagagaagtggcggccaggtatagagagaaggctcagtattttctgaatgaaaagtgtgaaagttaagtgtaaatttcctgaagccttcactatttatttatagcattccactagggtaaggtttgaattatttggcattaaaataatgaaaatatcagtttgaaaaatcattccaagtggccggccatgtagtgtaatgggccttacttggattttgcagttttatcacttttgcatctgattttctcaaaaacgccaattttctaattcaaccatttaaatgccaattctaactatttaataactataaataattattaaataatattgtcatttatcatatttattaattgaaccatacaaagtatcataattagcaaatatgcccctaaaactctttctttacaatttcgcccctacttagtgaaaaattcacaaatagacatagtctaatttgagaattataattgattaattaaaaccaattatatgagtcttacaagcaatattttctcaactagtgggggggaccatgggtctatataatcgagcttccaataagcagatcaagaatttattacctaaattaaCTTACTTataaattcttcgttgaatccacgcatagaacttagaattgcactctcagtatatagaatgctctatatgttccaccatatagacacatcattagttatccattgttataatcctaatttgatcaatgatcctctatatgaacgatctacactgtaaaggaattagattaccgttacaccctacaatgtatttaatccttaaaacacttaacctcgtataaatgatatttcagcttatgtgaaatgagatctccaccatttattttcgtttggtcaagctcgaaggagatcatcctttacttactatttgccagatagaagctatagattctatgtttatgttagcgctcctactcaattgcactaccgtgttcccaaaatgtacgtatcaccctgacccaaaagtaggcttaactaacaaatcaaagaacacgaatagcctttcgagattgagcctaatcataacaggattaagatcatttgatctaggatcaactaggcgatattgacttgaatagatattacggtaagtttaataaatctaagtcaaagttcaatattggtccctttcgatgcatactccatgcatccaacctgagttttactttaaccaatgctctggaaagaacatagcatttctccaaatgcaagtaaactctgttgtagattatcatatcagtaaaaccctgtgtctgataaatctaggaaactttattcacatagtcatgtttactttccaatgtgttgacagcacaataaacaggatcaggtatgtgaaaagggtttcagatgaatttatacattaggtacatataatcatgaaataaatcatgtgaaccatgcaacattaaatgttatttcttatctatAATCAGacaaaaacctgagccttctctctctatacctagccgccaccttcttctctttcttcttccttgaaatttcgaaccacttagtgattagagtagtgcccacacacagcaagtgatacctcaatcatagtgaggaagattgtgaagaaagacattcaacaagaaggagttttagcactaaagaaagagggaaagagatccaggttcagatcttgataatactctgcgacagaaaggatacaagggctagatatctgaacgaaaggagtcattatattccgctgcacccaatgtaaggtttactaaactttatatgtgtttatttcatcgttttagaaagttcatatttcgggtgttaatcaacatacttgtgagtagatctaagatcctggtaaaataatttccaacatagacAACCATGAGTCAGGAATCTTTTTCGAGAAAATGTACATTTCAGCTTATCCGGCAAGTGCTGTTGAGTTGTCAGGAACTGTATTTCAAATGTTCTGAActtttaaatgtattttgtaataatattataatggcatgtcttataataatttaaatagggGATCCCCAATCGTAAAAAAGGACTATGTCATAGATTTTAAATTAGTtggtaaaatttttattaatcacaGTTTATATAACGTctagtttattattataaaatagttTATAAACACATACACGTGACGTTCCTAAGGATTAGGGCATTACACTAAGAGTCTAGAaactgattttattttttaacttgaTTAAGTATGTTTGTTGTCATGGTTGTtatattttttgagttttatttttgattttgtatttatttttttactgattCTAATCAGCTAGAGCTTGACAAGAAACCTAAACTAAAAGATTTATGTAATGTAACACCATTTCTGATATGAGATAACAACAAACAACCCAAATAGAAAAATCCTAAAATaattatgacaaaaataaaTGTCATCATTACACACAAAAAATAAGATGAAAGAAACAAAGATACCTCTGCTTGAGTGAACACAAAGTTTAATTTTTGCCTTTTCTTGACACATAATGATCAAAGTTTACCATAATAGAGTGTGTGTAGTGAAATTTTTTCAGTTGTGGGTTTTTACTTTTTCAAGACTGTGGAGCTAACGacaacaaaatcaataaaattctagtatctataaatatacatatatttacatataaaatatcacctTCATCAAAATTTAGAGCATATCAAAATTCGATAAATAATAGAAAAGATCAGTCGATATAAACTtagaaattagaaattaaatagaAACTGATTCCATGGTTGTCGTTCAGGCAGTCTGGGGGTCTTTCGATATACCTTCTCCGTTTGGTCAAATTGTGTTTGATTGTAGGTCACTGTTCCCCTCATTACTTTTAGCCAATTTATATTTTGCTAAACAATCTGTAAATAAAGCTTCGCATTGTCTAGCTCATAGCTCTTGTTTGTATGCAGATCGTATTTTCAATAAGAGTAATGCCCTGGTGATCTTTTATCTATTGTAATGGGTGAAGCTTATTCTCAAACAAAGTTGCAAtttctctttaaaaaaaatcaatgctATTACCAAGTGTGGACtagaaaagaatttttttttttttttttaataattttatggcattttttatttatatacccATATATTTAGTTTATTTGGTTAAAAAATATCAGTGGcattaattttaatgttatatttatgtaaattttttatttattttttcaaatagttTTGTAAATAGCCCCATAAAAAAGTTAATAACATATTGATATTAACGATTTCTTCTATGTTGCCCCGTTAGTTTTGGTGtgtaacaaactttatacaaaaataaattaaacgaTGTGtcataattatattagttttttttaacaatGAATTTAATTTCATTGAAAAGAAATAAAGTTTAGTACATTGTAAAGATAAGATGATAAAATCTCTATCTAAACTCATTATTCACCCTAAGTGCGTGCACAACTAATTCATGAGCTGTTTTATTGGCCGACCAACGTACACGAATTACAGATGCCTCACGAAAATTGGACAACAAACTGGAAATATTATCTAAAAGAGAACCAAGACCATTATAAAGAGAAGATACTAGattcaataaaatattagtTAGATGTAATATGTAATACAATATTTCTACAAGGCATTTTGATTCACTTATGTTATCTTAAATTTGGAAGTGATGATTGATCTCCTCATATTTTCCTCCTCTTATTGTTGTTTGTTGATTAATACTACTGACTGGTATGTTGCAAAATGTCTTCAAATGCTATATCTTTAGTTCATCCCCCCAAGCTTTCTAACTCTTTTCTTACTCTCTTACTCTTGCAGCTGATTACTGCCTTCTTGTTGTGCAATATCTTCTAAAAACAATGTCATATTGAGGTGTGAAGATCCACCTTCATCAACAACTCTCTTTGCCATCTCCCCAAGCTTTCTAGCTCTTTCCCTTCTCTCCttgctttcttcttcttcattcaaCACTTCCTCTAAAGCACTCTTAAGAGTTTCCCTCTTAACCTTCACCCCAACTTTCTCCTCCTCTCCCCATTTCATTGGCTCTTCCAACCCCAAAGTTACAGCTATCTTCAAAACTTGTACAACCAGTTTCTCATTAAGAAACTGGTCAGCAAACAACGGCCAGGTAACCAAGGGAACCCCTGCAGATATTCCTTCAAGAGTTGAATTCCATCCACAATGAGTTAAGAACACTCCAACAGAAGGGTGAGATAATATTAGTACTTGTGGAGCCCAACCCCGGAGGACCAAGCCTCTTCCCTTAGTCCTGTCTTCAAATCCATCTTCCTTGATCCATTTCTCTACTTCTTCTGTAATACTAGTCCCACCTCTAATGACCCAAATAAATGGTTTGTTTGAAGCTTCCAATCCTAGCCCAAGTTCTATTAAATGTGGAAGTTGTAAATTGCATAAGCTTCCTAGGCAAGCATAGACTACAGAGACAGGTTTCCACAAATCAAGCCACTTGAGAAACTGATCATGTTCATCAACAGAAGACTTTTTACCTCTTTGAGCCTTGTCCAATACATTGTTGTTGCATAAGGAAACAGGACCAATACACCAAACTTTACCATTTTTCACATTCTTGTAGTCCTTGACAAATGCAGGCTCCAACTCTTCAAAACTATTTATAATTGTTCCATAAGACTTTTTGTCAGCATCCATAATTCTGTCATGCACCTCCTTTAGTTCTGAATTTACTGATGCAAAATGTACCTGAGCTTTCGTCATTTCAATCCGTTCGGCCAGGTAAGGGACAACAAATCGTTCTGTTTCAGAAGTTATTTTGTCAAGAACCTTTGAACTACGTATATTATGCACACACAAAATGCAGAAGCAACATCCACCATGGAAAGATATCTTTGGAATATTGAACTTTCTAGCTATACTAGCAGTCCATGTCAAAGACATGTCAGCAATTATGCAACTTGGCCTCAGCTTAAGTTCTTTAAATTTTTCCTCAACTGGCTGTTGCATCATTGAGGCTGCGTGTAAGAGTTTAGAGGCACAATCTAGAGAAGGCATCATGTCGAAATTCTCACATCCTTCGGGTAATCCCGCTTCTTTTGAAGGAAAATTAACTTTGATTAGATGGATACTAAGCCCAATTTCAATGGCTCGATCAAGAACATTTTCAAAACGTGCTGCATTTCCTGGTGTAGTGACTATGGTGATCTTGGCACCACGTTTTGCTAACATTCTTGCTATGTCGACCATCGGAATCATGTGGCCTTGTGCCATTAGAGGAAACAGGACAAAGTGAAGTTGTTTATTTTGCGTGGCCATTGAaattctagttttttttttttttttttcctttctcagTCATGTTTGTATAAATAGCTAGCTTCGAGTAACTAAGAAGTGTTTGTGTTGTAAGCCCATACGTATGCAGTGTTGGATTATGTGAAGATATAGTGCTTCACCAACTCATTCCCAAATCAATCCATGAATGTTTTGTTTCTCATTGTAACAATCAAAACTATTCGTTCTGTATACTTGGATAATTATGGGTGATATTCATGATGTTATAATAAGAGCAATAAAAGGGTATAtcctatttatttaatttgttttat
Encoded here:
- the LOC115711279 gene encoding UDP-glycosyltransferase 73C6-like, translated to MATQNKQLHFVLFPLMAQGHMIPMVDIARMLAKRGAKITIVTTPGNAARFENVLDRAIEIGLSIHLIKVNFPSKEAGLPEGCENFDMMPSLDCASKLLHAASMMQQPVEEKFKELKLRPSCIIADMSLTWTASIARKFNIPKISFHGGCCFCILCVHNIRSSKVLDKITSETERFVVPYLAERIEMTKAQVHFASVNSELKEVHDRIMDADKKSYGTIINSFEELEPAFVKDYKNVKNGKVWCIGPVSLCNNNVLDKAQRGKKSSVDEHDQFLKWLDLWKPVSVVYACLGSLCNLQLPHLIELGLGLEASNKPFIWVIRGGTSITEEVEKWIKEDGFEDRTKGRGLVLRGWAPQVLILSHPSVGVFLTHCGWNSTLEGISAGVPLVTWPLFADQFLNEKLVVQVLKIAVTLGLEEPMKWGEEEKVGVKVKRETLKSALEEVLNEEEESKERRERARKLGEMAKRVVDEGGSSHLNMTLFLEDIAQQEGSNQLQE